A portion of the Candidatus Nitrosotenuis aquarius genome contains these proteins:
- a CDS encoding TatD family hydrolase: MLYDAHIHLSDPEYESEIGLIINSMHQIGVKTCAVSMDVQSSNVTLELAKKSNHVLPFIGIHPEKASDDLDSMVSLIEQNAKVISGIGEIGLDKTYTKNDNEFARQKQVFTKLLDLAEKHHKPVSVHSRATLDEIFQIIPSYKIPGFLLHWFAGSKKQLRQAMDLGCYVSYGPVSVYSQDKQVLISLTNKDRILVETDGPVRFSRCFDMKSAHPSFIPSVVFCISKILGMSYGEAEEMLEANSKQYLGI, translated from the coding sequence ATGCTTTATGACGCACACATCCACCTATCGGATCCAGAGTATGAAAGCGAAATAGGTCTGATCATCAACTCGATGCACCAAATCGGCGTCAAAACATGCGCAGTATCAATGGATGTCCAGTCATCTAATGTCACACTGGAGCTTGCCAAAAAAAGTAATCATGTCTTGCCGTTCATTGGGATTCACCCAGAAAAGGCATCAGATGATCTGGATTCAATGGTATCGCTAATTGAGCAAAATGCCAAAGTCATTTCAGGAATAGGGGAAATAGGCCTTGATAAAACCTACACAAAAAACGATAACGAGTTTGCAAGACAAAAACAGGTCTTTACCAAATTGCTAGACTTGGCAGAAAAACACCACAAGCCAGTATCGGTACACTCGCGCGCAACACTGGATGAAATATTCCAAATTATTCCATCTTACAAAATTCCAGGATTTTTGCTGCACTGGTTTGCGGGAAGCAAAAAACAGCTAAGGCAAGCAATGGATCTTGGATGCTATGTTTCCTATGGTCCAGTATCTGTGTATTCACAGGACAAACAAGTCCTAATCTCTCTTACAAACAAAGACAGAATCCTAGTGGAAACGGACGGACCGGTAAGATTTTCGCGCTGCTTTGATATGAAGTCCGCTCATCCAAGCTTTATTCCAAGCGTTGTGTTTTGCATATCCAAAATACTTGGAATGTCGTACGGCGAGGCTGAAGAAATGCTTGAAGCGAATTCAAAACAATATTTGGGAATATAG
- a CDS encoding DUF5679 domain-containing protein, translated as MAQAYCVKCRAKREIKDPKPTKLKNGRPAVKGVCPKCGTNVFRIGAA; from the coding sequence ATGGCTCAAGCTTACTGTGTAAAATGCAGAGCAAAAAGGGAAATTAAAGATCCTAAACCAACAAAGCTAAAGAATGGTCGTCCAGCTGTTAAGGGCGTTTGTCCAAAATGTGGTACCAACGTCTTTAGAATCGGCGCTGCTTAA
- a CDS encoding serine protein kinase RIO has translation MSEDDFSGIEEIEDYDSRFAKIFPKQKRRKPQDGFKNNKVVNQVLDKTTMFTMYEMINAKIISYVNGIVKAGKESALFWAVDPEGKDVALKVYLTSTSSFKKRAPYILGDPRFSHLKKGTRNMVYLWAQKEFKNLKQCIRHELPVARPLHVSKNVLAMEFVGKAGVPAPTLHEIEVDENDYAQIIDFITKLYKKAKLVHGDLSEYNVFKTEGGLVVFDFGSAVDTIHPNAQNFLERDIKNMSYFFAKRGLTVANPTDVLHTITS, from the coding sequence TTGTCTGAAGACGATTTTTCTGGAATAGAAGAAATAGAAGACTATGACTCTAGGTTTGCAAAAATCTTTCCAAAGCAAAAGCGGCGCAAGCCCCAAGACGGATTCAAAAACAACAAGGTAGTCAACCAAGTCCTTGACAAGACTACAATGTTTACCATGTATGAGATGATAAACGCCAAGATAATCTCATACGTAAACGGCATAGTAAAGGCAGGAAAAGAGTCTGCCCTGTTTTGGGCAGTCGACCCAGAAGGAAAGGATGTGGCACTCAAGGTATATCTGACATCGACTTCGAGTTTTAAAAAACGCGCACCATACATCTTGGGTGATCCAAGATTTTCCCACCTCAAAAAGGGCACGAGAAACATGGTGTACCTTTGGGCCCAAAAAGAGTTCAAGAACCTCAAACAATGCATCCGACACGAGCTGCCTGTGGCAAGACCACTCCACGTATCAAAAAACGTGCTTGCGATGGAGTTTGTCGGCAAAGCCGGAGTACCTGCACCGACACTGCATGAAATCGAAGTCGATGAAAACGATTATGCGCAAATAATTGACTTTATCACAAAACTCTACAAAAAGGCAAAACTCGTCCATGGCGATCTCTCTGAATATAATGTGTTCAAGACAGAAGGCGGCCTAGTCGTTTTTGACTTTGGATCAGCAGTTGACACAATACACCCAAATGCTCAAAACTTTCTTGAAAGAGACATTAAAAACATGTCATACTTTTTTGCAAAAAGAGGACTAACGGTTGCAAATCCGACTGACGTCCTTCACACAATAACATCATGA
- the uppS gene encoding polyprenyl diphosphate synthase, with translation MRCGTIPNHIAVILDGNRRWAKKALTMSKEGHFKGADAVENFLDWCEELDIKIITLYVLSTENLDRKDNELEYLYELIRQRLEKLYVDPRIHKNKMRVKAMGRTELLPDSINNVLKRLDEATQGYDNHYLNIAIAYGGQNELVDAVKKIAARIKDGSISVNDINKDVIEANLYTAHLPQQSPDLILRTSGEQRMSGFLLWQGAYSELIFMDILWPEFRKIDLLRAIRTFQKRNRRIGK, from the coding sequence ATCAGGTGCGGCACCATCCCAAACCACATTGCAGTAATACTGGATGGCAACAGAAGGTGGGCAAAAAAAGCACTGACAATGTCCAAGGAAGGCCACTTCAAGGGAGCCGACGCAGTGGAGAACTTTTTAGATTGGTGCGAAGAACTAGACATCAAAATCATCACTCTGTATGTTTTGTCTACTGAAAATCTGGATCGCAAAGACAATGAGTTGGAATACCTCTACGAGTTGATTCGGCAAAGGCTGGAAAAATTGTACGTAGACCCGCGAATTCACAAAAACAAGATGCGCGTCAAGGCTATGGGAAGAACCGAATTGTTGCCAGATTCCATAAATAATGTTCTCAAAAGACTAGACGAAGCCACGCAAGGATACGACAATCATTATCTGAATATTGCAATTGCATATGGAGGACAAAACGAGCTGGTAGATGCAGTCAAAAAGATTGCCGCTCGAATCAAGGACGGTAGTATCAGTGTCAATGACATCAACAAAGACGTAATAGAGGCAAACCTGTATACTGCGCACTTGCCCCAGCAGTCGCCAGATCTGATATTGCGTACATCCGGAGAACAGCGAATGAGTGGGTTTTTGCTTTGGCAGGGAGCATACAGTGAGCTAATTTTTATGGATATTTTGTGGCCTGAATTCAGAAAGATTGATCTGCTTCGGGCAATTAGGACATTTCAGAAAAGAAACAGAAGGATTGGAAAATAA
- a CDS encoding translation initiation factor eIF-1A: protein MGKRKVLNESELKDIQLPQQGEMLGRVIKLLGSDQVLVKCTDEKIRRGRIRGTLKRRIWIRDNDVVIIAPWDFKQDDRGDITWRFTLSQVDWLKNNGHLPKEF from the coding sequence TTGGGAAAGCGTAAGGTTCTAAACGAAAGTGAGCTAAAAGACATCCAGCTGCCACAGCAAGGCGAGATGTTGGGCAGGGTCATCAAACTCTTAGGAAGTGATCAAGTGCTTGTAAAATGCACAGATGAGAAAATCCGAAGAGGAAGAATTCGTGGAACACTCAAGCGCAGAATTTGGATTAGAGACAATGATGTTGTGATCATTGCGCCATGGGATTTCAAACAAGACGACCGCGGCGACATTACCTGGAGATTCACGCTGTCCCAGGTGGACTGGCTCAAAAACAACGGTCATTTGCCAAAAGAATTCTAA
- a CDS encoding DUF373 family protein: MSLDSKIEKKLDTPLTSRLLVICVDRDNDVGDKAGVLTPVVGRNACIEAAQKLALQDPEDADANSIFYAIKTYEDLISKGYQTEVIVVAGVSDRGVQADEKIIREVKSVLSSFSANGAVIVSDGEDDESVIPIIQNVVPIVSVQRCVMRVSRSVEYSYAVFGKYLKMIVYDSKYSKFFLGLPGILLLIGGIGTISGYTQEIFAVLVSILGGAFLIRAFDVDRAWSNWAKPTPAGLIRMFTVVTGITIALASILSGFSAIHTNILDPQVLGSGVPNIFADKVTLGQFIAGALPFLWMGIGAIFGGILISNWLKGSLRQITDILRMIVLVSVYPTVYQFTNLLVNDESSFTLIPPFLAGLAITLISATFLFRKYRKKKGGEVLSE; this comes from the coding sequence TTGTCTTTAGACTCTAAAATAGAAAAGAAACTGGATACGCCACTTACAAGCAGGTTGCTAGTGATTTGTGTAGACAGGGACAACGATGTTGGCGATAAAGCTGGTGTTCTAACACCAGTAGTTGGCAGAAACGCATGCATCGAAGCTGCACAAAAGCTTGCACTGCAGGACCCAGAGGATGCCGATGCAAACTCTATTTTCTATGCAATAAAGACGTACGAAGACCTGATCAGCAAAGGCTACCAAACAGAGGTAATCGTGGTTGCAGGAGTAAGTGACAGGGGAGTCCAGGCAGACGAAAAAATAATTCGCGAGGTAAAGTCGGTGCTATCCAGCTTTTCGGCAAACGGCGCAGTCATTGTATCAGATGGCGAAGATGACGAAAGTGTCATACCTATAATACAAAATGTCGTGCCAATTGTTTCTGTCCAAAGATGCGTGATGCGAGTAAGTAGGAGTGTCGAGTATTCCTATGCGGTCTTTGGAAAATATCTAAAGATGATCGTTTATGATTCAAAATATTCAAAGTTCTTTTTGGGATTGCCTGGAATTTTGCTATTAATTGGCGGAATCGGCACCATATCCGGATATACACAAGAAATCTTTGCAGTACTAGTCAGTATATTGGGCGGTGCATTTTTGATCCGCGCATTTGATGTAGATAGGGCCTGGTCCAACTGGGCAAAGCCTACACCTGCAGGCCTGATTCGAATGTTCACAGTGGTAACTGGCATTACAATTGCATTGGCATCGATATTGTCTGGATTTTCTGCAATCCACACAAACATTTTGGACCCACAAGTTTTGGGTTCAGGTGTTCCAAACATATTTGCAGACAAGGTGACACTGGGCCAGTTCATTGCAGGCGCATTGCCATTTTTGTGGATGGGAATAGGCGCAATATTTGGAGGAATTTTGATAAGCAACTGGCTAAAGGGAAGCCTCAGGCAGATTACCGATATTTTACGCATGATTGTGCTAGTTTCAGTATATCCAACGGTATACCAGTTTACAAATCTGCTAGTCAATGATGAGAGCTCCTTTACCCTGATTCCGCCATTCTTGGCAGGCCTGGCAATAACACTGATATCTGCTACCTTCTTATTCCGAAAATACAGGAAAAAGAAGGGAGGAGAAGTCTTATCGGAATAG
- a CDS encoding KH domain-containing protein: protein MSFDKLVRIPVDRVGALIGKSGKVKAQIEKTCFVKLEIDSETGEVEIVTDGQIDQIQPFKAVELVTAIGRGFSPENAMKLMREDYVLHVMDLRDFAGKSQQQIERIKGRIIGEGGRARANMENLTNTSICVYGKTVSIIGEPIQIKLAVSAISSISSGSKHGSVYGRLEANKRRQKIERMQLWENKDV from the coding sequence ATGAGCTTTGATAAACTAGTAAGAATTCCAGTGGACCGAGTAGGCGCACTAATTGGAAAATCTGGAAAAGTCAAAGCCCAGATAGAAAAAACATGCTTTGTAAAACTGGAAATAGACAGCGAGACAGGCGAAGTGGAAATAGTAACGGACGGCCAAATAGATCAGATCCAGCCGTTTAAGGCAGTAGAACTAGTCACCGCGATAGGCCGCGGATTCTCGCCAGAAAACGCAATGAAGCTAATGAGGGAAGATTATGTTTTGCATGTGATGGATCTGAGAGACTTTGCAGGTAAATCCCAGCAGCAAATTGAAAGGATAAAAGGAAGAATAATCGGAGAGGGAGGTAGAGCAAGAGCAAACATGGAAAATCTAACCAATACTAGTATCTGCGTTTATGGAAAAACTGTTTCAATAATTGGAGAGCCAATTCAGATCAAGCTGGCAGTCTCTGCAATATCATCAATTTCTTCTGGAAGCAAGCACGGCTCTGTCTATGGAAGGCTGGAAGCAAACAAGAGAAGACAAAAAATAGAGCGAATGCAGTTGTGGGAAAACAAAG
- a CDS encoding orotidine 5'-phosphate decarboxylase, whose amino-acid sequence MNNFSERIKKLARQKSPLILANDYDDQKNLESRTLKNIKTLSDYLCAIKFNFHVLLPLGEKQITKITKAAHQNGLQVIADIKLNDIGNTNLVAAKTLWDLGFDCIIVNPMMGPGNLQKLIELSHKNKKGVISLCHMSSPEAKVTYELGVKLGSKSTQLYKLFLEWATKMSADGIIVGATFPDIIQYCKKQSRGKLNVFSPGIGTQGGDISSTVSAGSDYLIVGRTILGSKNPAQTAKEMVGLACKN is encoded by the coding sequence ATGAATAATTTTTCAGAGCGAATCAAAAAACTAGCTCGACAAAAAAGCCCGCTTATTTTGGCAAATGACTATGACGATCAAAAAAATCTAGAATCTCGAACCCTAAAAAACATCAAGACACTATCTGATTATCTTTGTGCAATCAAGTTTAACTTTCATGTTTTACTACCATTAGGAGAAAAACAAATAACCAAAATCACAAAAGCAGCACATCAAAATGGATTGCAGGTGATTGCAGATATCAAGCTAAATGACATTGGAAACACAAATCTGGTTGCCGCCAAAACATTGTGGGATTTGGGCTTTGATTGTATAATAGTAAACCCAATGATGGGCCCAGGAAACCTCCAAAAACTAATCGAGCTGTCTCACAAGAACAAAAAAGGCGTCATTTCGCTGTGCCATATGAGCTCCCCTGAAGCCAAGGTAACGTACGAGCTAGGCGTAAAACTAGGCTCAAAGAGCACACAACTCTACAAATTATTCCTAGAATGGGCAACAAAAATGTCCGCAGACGGAATCATTGTGGGCGCGACATTTCCAGATATCATACAATACTGCAAAAAGCAAAGCCGTGGCAAGCTAAATGTATTTTCGCCAGGGATCGGCACGCAAGGTGGCGATATTTCCAGTACGGTGTCTGCCGGCTCTGACTATCTGATCGTCGGCAGAACAATTCTTGGATCAAAAAACCCGGCACAGACTGCCAAAGAAATGGTAGGCCTAGCTTGCAAAAACTAG
- a CDS encoding THUMP domain-containing protein, giving the protein MNVLVTCARHFEGETTEEIKELLSELGDEDPKISMTEFSGILYIDTSANPLDLIKKIREKLEDEPWSIRYTMRAIPIFSVTRTDVTEISDAAIKQSEKIAQNQTYRITIEKRNSEISSGEIISQIANKIPNKVSLEKYDWIILVEILGAITGVSVLKEVDILSIQREKRGSLE; this is encoded by the coding sequence TTGAATGTCCTAGTTACTTGTGCAAGACACTTTGAGGGCGAAACCACCGAGGAGATCAAGGAATTGTTGTCCGAGCTTGGTGATGAGGACCCCAAAATTTCCATGACAGAATTTTCCGGAATTTTGTATATAGACACCAGCGCAAACCCTCTGGATCTGATAAAAAAGATTCGAGAAAAGCTAGAAGACGAGCCATGGTCTATTAGATACACAATGCGCGCAATTCCAATATTTTCAGTGACAAGGACAGATGTTACAGAAATCTCAGATGCTGCAATAAAACAATCAGAAAAAATTGCACAAAACCAGACATATCGCATAACAATAGAGAAAAGAAATTCCGAGATTTCATCAGGCGAGATAATCAGTCAGATTGCAAACAAGATCCCAAACAAGGTCTCACTGGAAAAATACGACTGGATCATACTAGTAGAGATCTTGGGCGCAATTACCGGCGTTTCCGTGCTCAAAGAAGTAGACATTTTGAGCATACAAAGAGAAAAACGCGGCTCACTGGAATAA
- a CDS encoding winged helix-turn-helix domain-containing protein, which yields MQVYRTHMKIIGDILTTTRDDLPDEEGASITYLIRKANISHGRISKILGTLVSQGLLEQTNSDGACKYKISSTGRDFLQAYNTFNKFADSFGLTI from the coding sequence ATGCAAGTATACAGAACCCACATGAAAATAATCGGAGATATTCTAACTACAACCCGCGACGACTTGCCAGACGAAGAGGGTGCAAGCATCACATATTTGATACGAAAGGCAAACATCTCCCATGGGAGAATATCAAAGATACTGGGCACTTTGGTGTCTCAGGGATTACTAGAGCAGACCAATTCCGATGGTGCATGCAAGTACAAAATAAGCAGCACCGGGAGAGATTTCCTGCAAGCATACAACACGTTTAACAAATTCGCAGACAGTTTCGGTCTGACTATCTAA
- the cgi121 gene encoding KEOPS complex subunit Cgi121, producing the protein MITIKLLGGAKKSFGKDLMQADLDNTSISKLLEYLLSIKPANTLELDTKNVLIAVNGADSSALQGHNTILHSGDVVSIIPVIHGGARTQFVIQSKNVELFHIKNKKGKNYDYLSVLRKKFPSITIEGISSRQIASILHVKKILSVSMYAKKNNLLLSKKFETDILLRFAATTQISAAIKLVGIEKTDTFTIIAVGSKLQLDRMRSHLEERLVDVIYSKNISHIQKQSHISKKHLGIIDSKNPLEDLLAEKAAVLFQ; encoded by the coding sequence ATGATTACAATCAAGCTCTTAGGTGGCGCAAAAAAATCATTTGGCAAAGACCTAATGCAGGCAGATCTTGACAATACCTCCATTTCAAAATTATTGGAATATCTCTTATCGATAAAGCCGGCAAACACACTGGAGCTAGACACCAAAAACGTCCTAATTGCGGTAAATGGGGCAGACTCATCCGCACTGCAGGGCCACAACACTATACTGCACTCGGGAGATGTGGTAAGTATCATACCAGTAATACATGGTGGTGCAAGAACCCAGTTTGTCATACAATCAAAGAATGTCGAGCTGTTCCATATCAAAAACAAAAAGGGCAAAAACTATGACTATCTGAGTGTGCTGCGAAAAAAGTTTCCAAGCATAACAATAGAGGGTATATCATCGAGACAAATAGCAAGCATACTGCACGTCAAAAAAATACTGAGCGTATCCATGTATGCAAAAAAGAACAATTTGTTATTGTCAAAAAAATTCGAGACTGACATTTTGCTTAGGTTTGCGGCAACCACACAAATCTCGGCCGCAATAAAGCTAGTAGGCATTGAAAAAACAGACACATTTACCATAATTGCAGTTGGCTCAAAACTCCAACTTGACAGGATGCGTTCGCACTTAGAGGAACGTCTAGTGGATGTGATCTATTCCAAGAACATATCACACATCCAAAAACAATCTCACATATCAAAAAAGCATCTGGGAATAATAGATTCAAAAAACCCGCTTGAAGACCTGCTAGCAGAAAAGGCAGCAGTATTATTCCAGTGA
- a CDS encoding bis(5'-nucleosyl)-tetraphosphatase, which translates to MQETSERSAGIVLFRKDVDRKLFLLLHYPSGHWDFIKGRIEKGEDERQAAIREAREETGITDIEFIDGFEEKIHYTYQYDGKLVKKEVVFFLGTTKTSDVTISHEHLDHVWLEYDLAHSKTTYQNAKSLLQKSKSLVFAS; encoded by the coding sequence ATGCAAGAGACATCTGAGAGATCAGCCGGAATTGTTTTGTTTAGAAAAGACGTAGATCGAAAACTGTTTTTGCTTTTGCACTATCCGTCGGGCCACTGGGACTTTATCAAGGGCAGAATAGAAAAAGGAGAGGATGAAAGGCAGGCAGCAATTAGAGAAGCAAGAGAGGAAACTGGAATTACCGACATTGAATTTATCGACGGCTTTGAGGAAAAAATCCACTACACCTACCAGTATGACGGCAAGCTAGTCAAAAAAGAAGTGGTGTTTTTCTTGGGCACAACAAAGACAAGTGACGTTACAATATCGCACGAGCACTTGGATCATGTTTGGCTCGAATATGACTTGGCACACTCCAAGACAACATACCAGAATGCAAAAAGTTTACTGCAAAAATCAAAATCCCTAGTTTTTGCAAGCTAG
- a CDS encoding Fe(2+)-trafficking protein, with translation MARVCTKCKNEIPDSEQLDAVGGTYPCCTKCWEEWKTYRIMVMNELRLDMSLPDHRKLLKKNEKIFVGVLSPQGDVIDFSNEDNRKPDKPQA, from the coding sequence ATGGCGCGAGTTTGCACAAAATGCAAAAATGAGATACCTGACTCTGAGCAGCTTGACGCAGTGGGCGGAACATATCCGTGCTGTACCAAATGCTGGGAGGAATGGAAGACCTATAGAATAATGGTCATGAATGAGCTAAGGCTGGACATGTCGCTGCCAGACCACAGAAAACTGCTCAAAAAGAACGAAAAGATCTTTGTCGGGGTATTGTCGCCTCAGGGAGACGTAATCGACTTTTCCAATGAGGACAACCGCAAACCAGACAAGCCACAGGCCTAA
- a CDS encoding adenylosuccinate synthetase has translation MPSTVVVGGFFGDEGKGKIISYLAQNDNPSIVVRGGAGPNAGHTIEDGNKKYKVRMLPSGFLNKKARLMIGPGVVVHPDVLHKEIEEFGTAQRSFVDNNCGIIEKTHTDADGGGRLKEKIGSTGSGTGPANADRAMRTLKMAKEIPSLKPYLIDVAQELHTALDAEENVLVEGTQGTFLSLWHGTYPFVTSKDVTASGICADIGLGPKNVDDVMVVFKSYVTRVGTGTLQGELPMDEVAKRGWSEIGTVTGRQRRAAEFDFALAKRAVMLNSATQIALTKLDVLFPECAHKNSFEDLSAAAKKFITDIEDKTDVAVMLIGTGPGVTDIIDLRE, from the coding sequence ATGCCCTCGACTGTTGTAGTTGGTGGATTTTTTGGAGATGAAGGAAAAGGCAAAATCATCTCATATCTGGCGCAAAACGACAACCCAAGCATTGTAGTCAGGGGAGGGGCAGGACCAAACGCAGGCCACACAATAGAGGATGGCAACAAAAAATACAAAGTTCGAATGCTGCCCAGCGGATTTTTGAACAAAAAGGCAAGACTGATGATAGGTCCAGGCGTTGTGGTACATCCGGATGTCTTGCACAAGGAAATTGAGGAATTTGGAACTGCTCAGAGATCCTTTGTTGATAATAACTGCGGCATAATAGAAAAAACACACACCGATGCAGACGGCGGAGGCAGGCTAAAGGAAAAAATCGGAAGCACCGGTTCTGGCACGGGTCCTGCAAATGCCGACAGAGCCATGCGTACGCTAAAGATGGCCAAAGAGATTCCCTCACTCAAGCCGTATCTAATTGATGTGGCACAGGAACTCCACACAGCACTGGATGCAGAGGAAAACGTCCTAGTTGAAGGCACACAGGGAACATTTCTCTCACTGTGGCATGGGACATACCCATTTGTCACATCAAAGGACGTCACAGCCTCAGGAATATGCGCAGACATTGGACTTGGCCCAAAAAATGTCGACGACGTAATGGTCGTCTTCAAGTCTTATGTTACACGCGTAGGCACAGGAACACTCCAGGGTGAGCTGCCAATGGACGAGGTGGCAAAGCGTGGCTGGTCGGAAATAGGCACAGTAACAGGCAGACAGAGGCGTGCAGCCGAATTTGACTTTGCGCTTGCCAAGCGTGCAGTCATGCTCAATTCCGCAACACAAATTGCGCTCACAAAACTAGATGTATTGTTCCCAGAATGTGCGCACAAAAATTCATTTGAAGATTTGAGCGCAGCGGCAAAAAAATTCATCACAGATATAGAAGACAAAACAGACGTGGCAGTCATGCTGATAGGCACAGGCCCAGGCGTTACTGATATCATTGACTTGAGAGAATAA
- a CDS encoding DUF424 domain-containing protein yields the protein MRFFVKTSNYQNSNMLNMCDEDLLGKVIKNGKLQINISKSYYGQRLVEKEEAETLLQNCSVLNLVGTNTIQMSVHLKIGSQQGVKTIDGVPFLIVFKM from the coding sequence ATGCGATTCTTCGTCAAGACATCTAACTATCAAAACAGCAACATGCTAAACATGTGCGATGAAGACCTTCTAGGCAAAGTAATCAAAAACGGCAAACTGCAAATCAACATCAGCAAAAGCTACTATGGCCAAAGACTAGTTGAAAAAGAAGAAGCAGAAACACTACTACAAAACTGCTCCGTCTTGAATTTGGTTGGCACAAACACCATACAAATGTCTGTTCACCTCAAAATTGGCTCGCAACAAGGAGTCAAGACAATAGACGGCGTTCCATTTTTGATAGTATTCAAAATGTAA
- a CDS encoding translation initiation factor IF-2 subunit beta has protein sequence MTKADYEKLLKRIQDKISEKQTDVVERFELPSPNVMWEGQRTILHNFMDFAKKLRRDPDKVLQYLAKEFATPAERSGDKAIFVGRREPHDFVNLLNIYVKDYLECPTCKSPDTKIERENRITFLICEACGAKSSLKGKYA, from the coding sequence TTGACCAAGGCAGACTATGAAAAGCTCCTAAAGCGAATCCAGGACAAGATCTCCGAAAAACAGACCGATGTCGTGGAGAGATTTGAGCTTCCATCGCCCAATGTAATGTGGGAAGGCCAGCGCACCATATTGCACAATTTCATGGACTTTGCAAAAAAGCTGAGACGAGACCCAGACAAGGTTCTGCAATATTTGGCAAAGGAATTTGCAACCCCAGCTGAGCGGAGCGGAGACAAGGCAATCTTTGTTGGAAGGCGCGAACCACACGACTTTGTGAACCTGCTTAACATTTACGTCAAGGATTATCTTGAATGCCCAACCTGCAAGAGCCCAGATACCAAAATAGAGCGAGAAAACAGAATCACCTTTTTGATATGCGAGGCATGCGGCGCAAAATCATCACTCAAAGGTAAATACGCATAA